The following coding sequences lie in one Flavobacteriales bacterium genomic window:
- the gmd gene encoding GDP-mannose 4,6-dehydratase translates to MSKIALITGVTGQDGAYLAELLLDKGYEVHGIKRRSSLFNTDRIDHLYQDLHEKNVKFKLHYGDMTDSTNLIRIVQQVQPDEIYNLAAMSHVQVSFETPEYTANADGTGALRLLEAIRILGLEKKTRFYQASTSELYGKVMEVPQSETTPFYPRSPYAVAKLYAFWIVKNYREAYGMYACNGILFNHESPLRGETFVTRKITRGVAKIKLGLQKTIYLGNIDAKRDWGHAKDYVEGMWRMLQQDVADDYVLATGVTTTVRDFINMSFKEVGIEVEWSGEGVNEQGKNKTTGDVIVAIDPKYFRPTEVDLLIGDPSKAQRELGWKHTHDLESLCKDMVQADLALFKRDQYLKAGGHDILNQHE, encoded by the coding sequence ATGAGTAAAATAGCATTAATTACAGGTGTAACGGGACAGGATGGAGCTTATTTAGCTGAGCTTTTATTAGACAAAGGATATGAAGTTCATGGAATAAAAAGAAGAAGTTCGTTGTTTAATACAGACAGAATTGACCATTTGTATCAAGATTTGCACGAAAAAAATGTAAAATTCAAGTTGCATTATGGAGATATGACCGATTCTACCAATTTGATTAGAATTGTTCAACAAGTTCAACCAGATGAAATTTACAATTTAGCGGCGATGTCGCATGTTCAAGTGTCGTTTGAAACACCTGAATATACTGCAAATGCTGATGGAACTGGAGCTTTACGTTTGTTAGAAGCTATTCGAATTTTAGGATTAGAAAAAAAGACTCGCTTTTATCAAGCATCAACATCTGAATTGTACGGTAAAGTAATGGAAGTCCCACAATCGGAGACAACTCCTTTTTATCCTCGTAGCCCTTACGCTGTGGCTAAGTTGTATGCTTTTTGGATAGTTAAAAATTACCGTGAAGCTTATGGAATGTATGCTTGTAACGGTATTTTGTTTAATCACGAAAGTCCGCTTAGAGGAGAAACTTTTGTTACTCGAAAAATAACCCGAGGTGTTGCTAAAATTAAATTAGGCTTACAAAAAACGATATATCTTGGTAATATTGATGCTAAACGTGATTGGGGTCATGCAAAAGATTACGTGGAAGGAATGTGGAGAATGTTGCAGCAAGATGTAGCCGATGATTATGTGTTAGCAACAGGAGTTACAACAACAGTTAGAGATTTTATCAACATGTCGTTTAAAGAAGTGGGCATTGAAGTTGAGTGGAGTGGAGAAGGAGTAAACGAACAAGGAAAGAATAAAACTACAGGTGACGTAATTGTTGCAATCGACCCAAAATATTTTAGACCAACTGAAGTAGATTTATTAATTGGAGACCCGTCTAAAGCACAACGTGAATTGGGTTGGAAACATACACATGATTTAGAAAGTTTGTGTAAAGACATGGTTCAGGCAGATTTAGCCTTGTTTAAACGCGATCAATACCTTAAAGCTGGCGGACACGATATTTTAAATCAACATGAATAA
- a CDS encoding GDP-L-fucose synthase, with the protein MNKTDKIYIAGHRGMVGSAIERKLKKEGYTNIITRTSKELDLRNQQAVNDFFATEKPDYVFMSAAKVGGILANNIYRAEFIYDNLMIELNVVHAAHVNKVKKMLFLGSSCIYPKMAPQPIKEEYLLTGVLEQTNEPYAIAKIAGIKLCESYRRQYGDNFISVMPTNLYGPNDNYDPESSHLFASFIRKFILAQRNNQSTIEIWGDGSPMREFLHVDDMADACYFLMQNYEGEEIFNIGTGTDVTVLELANLMKEVTGFKGEYKFDASKPNGTPRKLMDVSKLAKVGWKSKISLKEGIQLVFDEMKNKEF; encoded by the coding sequence ATGAATAAAACAGACAAAATATACATTGCCGGACATAGAGGTATGGTTGGTTCTGCTATTGAGCGTAAGCTTAAAAAGGAAGGTTATACCAATATTATTACTAGAACTTCTAAAGAATTAGATTTACGTAATCAACAAGCGGTAAACGATTTTTTTGCTACCGAAAAACCTGATTATGTGTTTATGAGTGCTGCAAAAGTTGGGGGTATTTTAGCCAATAACATTTATCGTGCAGAGTTTATTTATGATAACTTGATGATTGAATTGAATGTTGTTCATGCAGCACATGTAAATAAAGTAAAAAAAATGTTGTTTTTAGGTTCGTCGTGTATTTATCCTAAAATGGCTCCACAACCTATAAAAGAAGAGTATTTATTAACGGGTGTTTTAGAACAAACCAACGAGCCTTATGCTATTGCAAAAATTGCTGGTATTAAGTTGTGTGAATCGTACAGAAGACAATATGGCGATAATTTTATTTCGGTAATGCCAACCAATTTATATGGACCAAACGATAATTACGACCCAGAAAGTTCGCATTTGTTTGCATCTTTTATCCGTAAATTTATTTTAGCTCAACGCAACAACCAAAGTACCATTGAAATTTGGGGAGATGGTTCGCCAATGCGTGAATTTTTGCATGTTGATGATATGGCAGACGCTTGTTATTTTTTGATGCAGAATTACGAAGGTGAAGAAATTTTTAATATTGGAACAGGAACAGATGTTACGGTGTTGGAATTAGCCAATTTAATGAAAGAAGTTACAGGGTTTAAAGGCGAATACAAGTTTGATGCTTCGAAACCAAATGGCACACCTCGTAAGTTAATGGATGTATCTAAACTAGCAAAAGTAGGTTGGAAAAGTAAAATTTCCTTAAAAGAAGGTATTCAACTGGTTTTTGATGAAATGAAGAATAAGGAGTTTTAG
- a CDS encoding glycosyltransferase, whose product MKPKVSIITVCYNSAKTIEDTIQSVVNQAYDNIEYIVIDGVSTDNTLEIINKYKNQITTIICEKDKGIYDAINKGIGLATGDIIANLNSDDFYIDNNVIADVVATFEKEKTDTLYGDLYYVDAVETNKIVRYWKSKKYKDGLFLKGWMPPHPTFFVKKEVYQKHGLFDLQFKSAADYEIMLRFIHRFKTSIAYLPRVVVKMRVGGVSNASLSNRIKANKEDRRAWEVNGLKPTAFTLIFKPLSKILQFVKK is encoded by the coding sequence ATGAAGCCCAAAGTATCTATCATAACGGTTTGTTACAATAGTGCAAAAACTATTGAAGACACTATACAATCGGTTGTAAACCAAGCTTACGATAACATTGAGTATATTGTTATTGATGGTGTTTCAACCGATAATACCTTAGAAATTATAAACAAATACAAAAACCAAATTACTACCATAATTTGCGAAAAAGATAAGGGAATTTATGATGCCATTAATAAAGGGATTGGTTTAGCTACTGGTGACATTATTGCTAACCTCAACTCCGACGATTTTTACATTGATAATAATGTGATTGCTGATGTGGTAGCCACTTTCGAAAAAGAAAAAACGGATACCCTTTATGGCGATTTGTATTATGTTGATGCTGTTGAAACGAACAAAATTGTACGTTATTGGAAATCGAAAAAATACAAAGATGGATTGTTTTTAAAAGGTTGGATGCCACCTCACCCCACATTTTTTGTAAAAAAGGAGGTTTATCAAAAACATGGATTGTTCGATTTACAATTTAAATCGGCTGCCGATTACGAAATTATGCTGCGCTTTATACACCGTTTCAAAACCAGTATTGCTTATTTACCTCGTGTAGTAGTTAAAATGAGGGTTGGAGGTGTTAGCAACGCTAGTTTAAGCAACCGTATTAAAGCCAACAAAGAAGACCGAAGAGCTTGGGAAGTAAACGGATTAAAACCAACTGCTTTTACGCTTATTTTTAAGCCTTTATCAAAAATATTACAGTTTGTTAAGAAGTAA
- a CDS encoding acyltransferase, with the protein MKKQIYLPGLNGIRAIAAVIVLIFHIDIFISAFDLKPLGYGNTGMAGYGVVLFFVLSGFLITYLMMHEKETFKKINLPKFYIRRILRIWPIYYLVIFATFILFFINPSLINFSQGEVVESFLLYTLLASNIGYGLGIGTLAIRPLWSVGVEEQFYAFWPFLVNKSKNILKTLIGVIIVYLIFKVASNFIHPKLYTIISISRFDCMALGGIGAYLYFSKSKLLHYIYLPFTQIVSWSVLIVSIIYKPLGLLPIIDKEIHALFYLFIILNVSTNPKSIIKLENKLFDFIGKISYGIYVYHMFTLVILSYLLTEVFHYQPTNSTVDYILVYSLMITCTFGLATLSFNYFEQFFLKRKSNYMKIASKSSAN; encoded by the coding sequence ATGAAAAAACAAATATATCTTCCTGGTCTGAATGGAATTAGAGCTATTGCTGCTGTAATTGTTTTAATATTTCATATTGATATTTTTATTTCTGCTTTTGATTTAAAACCATTAGGATATGGAAATACTGGTATGGCTGGATATGGAGTTGTATTATTTTTTGTTTTAAGTGGTTTTTTAATTACTTATTTGATGATGCATGAAAAAGAAACGTTCAAAAAAATTAATCTTCCCAAGTTTTATATTCGAAGAATATTAAGAATCTGGCCTATTTATTATCTTGTTATTTTTGCTACGTTTATCTTATTTTTTATAAACCCATCACTTATTAATTTTTCTCAAGGTGAGGTTGTAGAAAGCTTTCTTTTATACACATTATTAGCTTCAAATATAGGGTATGGATTAGGAATTGGAACTTTGGCGATCAGACCACTATGGTCTGTTGGAGTAGAAGAGCAATTTTATGCCTTCTGGCCCTTTTTAGTCAACAAATCAAAAAATATTTTAAAAACACTAATTGGAGTAATAATTGTTTACTTAATCTTTAAAGTAGCAAGTAATTTTATTCACCCAAAATTATACACTATTATTAGTATCTCTCGTTTCGATTGTATGGCTTTAGGTGGAATTGGTGCTTACTTATACTTTTCAAAAAGTAAGCTATTACACTATATTTACCTTCCCTTTACTCAAATAGTTTCTTGGTCTGTATTAATTGTTTCTATTATCTATAAACCTTTAGGATTACTACCAATTATTGATAAAGAAATTCATGCTTTATTTTATTTATTTATTATTTTGAATGTAAGCACCAACCCTAAAAGCATTATTAAATTAGAAAATAAACTATTTGATTTTATAGGGAAAATCTCTTATGGCATATATGTTTATCATATGTTTACCTTGGTTATTCTTTCTTATCTTCTAACTGAAGTATTTCATTACCAACCTACCAATTCAACTGTTGATTATATATTGGTTTATAGTTTAATGATTACTTGTACTTTTGGCTTGGCAACTTTATCTTTCAATTACTTCGAACAATTTTTCTTGAAAAGAAAATCCAATTACATGAAAATAGCATCTAAAAGTTCTGCCAATTAA
- a CDS encoding carbamoyltransferase translates to MYILGINAYHGDSSACILKDGNVIAASEEERFRRIKHWAGFPSEAIKFCLGEANIDITQVDYITISRDPSANLHKKIVHAAKNLVSVKALKDRLANSKKVVSVKGELSKIFNVTEEQIKAEVKNIEHHRSHLASAFFASPFDESAILSIDGFGDFTSTMIATGKGKKIDVLDSVIYPHSAGIFYTSLTQYLGFPHYGDEYKVMGLAPYGEPKYVDELKKIIIFKDNGLFELNTKYFTHAKEGVSMSWENGDPHIESIFSKELENLLGPARKSGDELTQKHKDIATSVQRVTEELIFHILNHLQKRTGLENICIAGGVAQNSVANGKILERTTFKNVYIPSAGHDAGTALGSALWLYNHILENDRLLAIYNAYTGSKSSNEDIEACLKAEKVEYTRYNNDELLDLVSDALVAGKVIGWFQGRAEFGPRALGHRSIIVDPRRTDAKELLNSKIKRRESFRPFAPSILEEYVAEYFEKTDKVPFMEKVYPIRKEKHAEIPAVTHVDGTGRLQTVEKGDRYYDLIEKFRQKTGTPILLNTSFNENEPIVNTPKEALACYLRTDMDMLVLENCVVSRK, encoded by the coding sequence ATGTATATATTAGGAATTAATGCATATCACGGAGATTCATCAGCCTGTATTTTAAAGGATGGAAATGTTATTGCTGCATCTGAAGAGGAAAGATTTAGAAGAATTAAGCATTGGGCAGGATTTCCATCAGAAGCCATTAAATTTTGTTTAGGAGAAGCTAATATTGACATTACTCAAGTAGATTATATTACTATTTCGCGCGACCCATCAGCCAATTTGCATAAAAAGATTGTACATGCTGCAAAAAACTTGGTTTCAGTAAAAGCTTTAAAAGATAGACTTGCTAACTCAAAAAAAGTAGTAAGCGTTAAAGGAGAACTTTCAAAAATTTTCAATGTTACTGAAGAACAAATTAAAGCTGAAGTAAAAAACATTGAACACCATAGAAGTCACTTAGCTAGTGCCTTTTTTGCCTCTCCTTTTGATGAATCAGCCATACTTTCCATTGATGGTTTTGGAGATTTTACTTCCACCATGATTGCTACTGGAAAAGGAAAAAAAATTGATGTTTTAGATTCTGTTATTTATCCTCACTCTGCTGGAATATTTTATACTTCATTAACTCAATATTTGGGTTTTCCACATTATGGTGATGAGTATAAAGTTATGGGATTAGCTCCTTATGGTGAACCTAAATATGTTGATGAATTAAAGAAAATCATTATTTTTAAAGACAATGGATTGTTTGAGTTAAATACCAAATACTTTACTCATGCCAAAGAAGGTGTGAGTATGAGTTGGGAAAATGGTGACCCTCACATTGAATCTATTTTTTCTAAAGAATTAGAAAATTTATTGGGTCCAGCTCGTAAAAGTGGTGACGAATTGACTCAAAAACACAAAGACATTGCAACTTCAGTTCAGCGAGTTACAGAAGAGTTAATTTTTCATATTTTAAACCATTTACAAAAAAGAACGGGGCTAGAAAACATTTGCATTGCTGGTGGAGTTGCTCAAAACTCTGTTGCCAATGGTAAAATTTTAGAACGTACTACTTTTAAAAATGTGTATATCCCTTCAGCTGGACATGATGCTGGAACAGCATTAGGCTCTGCTTTATGGCTATACAATCATATTTTAGAAAACGACAGATTACTTGCTATTTATAATGCTTACACAGGCTCTAAATCGAGTAATGAGGATATTGAAGCTTGTTTAAAAGCTGAAAAAGTAGAATACACTAGATACAACAATGATGAACTATTGGATTTAGTTTCAGATGCATTGGTTGCTGGTAAGGTAATTGGATGGTTTCAAGGTAGAGCGGAGTTTGGACCGAGAGCTTTAGGTCATCGTTCTATTATTGTTGACCCAAGAAGAACTGATGCTAAAGAATTGCTAAACTCTAAAATAAAACGTAGAGAAAGCTTTAGACCTTTTGCTCCATCAATTTTAGAGGAGTACGTTGCTGAATATTTTGAGAAAACCGACAAAGTTCCTTTTATGGAAAAGGTTTATCCAATTAGAAAAGAAAAACATGCCGAAATACCTGCTGTAACTCACGTTGATGGAACTGGTCGTTTACAAACTGTTGAAAAAGGCGATAGATACTACGATTTGATTGAGAAATTCAGACAAAAAACAGGTACTCCAATTCTATTAAACACTTCGTTTAACGAAAACGAACCCATTGTAAACACACCAAAAGAAGCATTAGCCTGCTACTTAAGAACCGATATGGACATGTTGGTGTTGGAGAATTGTGTGGTTTCAAGAAAGTAG
- a CDS encoding glycosyltransferase encodes MVKKKILIFIDWYKPGFKAGGPIRSISNLVSYLSESAHVYIVTRNTDYLESIPYSNINTNCWNQLDKSSVFYLSNNNTSYSTIKKIIVETKPNVVYCNSLYSPYFTLIPLFIAKKLKINSVLSVRGMLSRGSLAVKANKKKVFLSIIKLLNLFKNCTFQATSLEEKKDIERHFGTKRKIIVANNLPEKSSTPYTEKPKQENHLKLISIARIAPEKNTLYALSVLKNCKKNIEFDIYGPIYKDEYWMECQNIINQMPNNIVVNYMGVLHHEKVNETLQHYHAFFLPSTGENFGHSIIEAMKNSCVVILSDKTPWRELEKIGVGFDIPLDKQDVFSKKIDYLATLSAVDFNIYTKKTYDYIINKTDVSETLLQYKQLFQL; translated from the coding sequence ATGGTGAAGAAGAAAATACTCATATTTATTGATTGGTACAAGCCTGGTTTTAAAGCAGGAGGACCAATTCGCTCTATTAGTAATTTAGTTAGCTATTTGAGTGAATCTGCCCATGTTTATATTGTTACAAGAAATACCGATTATTTAGAGAGTATTCCTTATTCAAACATTAATACAAATTGTTGGAATCAACTTGATAAATCGTCTGTTTTTTACCTCTCCAACAATAATACTAGTTATTCCACTATTAAAAAAATAATAGTAGAAACCAAGCCTAACGTTGTATATTGCAATAGTCTATATTCTCCATATTTCACTTTAATACCTCTTTTTATTGCAAAAAAACTAAAAATTAATTCGGTTTTATCAGTAAGAGGAATGCTATCTAGAGGCTCTTTAGCTGTTAAAGCCAACAAGAAGAAAGTTTTTTTATCAATAATTAAGCTACTGAATTTATTCAAAAACTGTACTTTTCAGGCTACCAGTTTGGAAGAAAAAAAGGATATTGAACGACATTTTGGAACAAAAAGAAAAATTATTGTAGCAAACAATCTACCTGAAAAAAGTTCAACCCCTTATACCGAAAAACCTAAACAAGAAAATCATCTTAAATTAATTTCTATTGCTCGAATTGCACCCGAAAAAAACACCTTATATGCTCTTAGTGTGCTTAAAAATTGTAAAAAAAACATTGAGTTTGATATTTATGGTCCAATATACAAAGACGAATATTGGATGGAATGTCAAAACATAATCAACCAAATGCCAAACAACATCGTTGTAAATTATATGGGAGTTTTACATCATGAAAAAGTGAATGAAACACTTCAACATTACCATGCTTTTTTCCTGCCTTCAACAGGCGAAAATTTTGGACACAGTATCATCGAAGCCATGAAAAATTCGTGTGTTGTTATATTATCGGATAAAACTCCTTGGCGAGAATTAGAAAAAATAGGTGTTGGATTTGATATTCCACTTGACAAACAAGATGTTTTTTCTAAAAAAATTGATTATTTAGCAACTCTTTCAGCAGTTGATTTTAACATTTATACAAAAAAAACTTACGATTATATTATTAACAAGACTGATGTTTCTGAAACGCTTTTACAGTACAAACAACTTTTTCAACTTTAA
- a CDS encoding polysaccharide deacetylase family protein yields MKNILRNTILSSLGSIKSIANGIHILNSHYIGRNDLPKEVFHDLLNKLSKKADFIRIEDAVDAIQNKTLQNQKLIAFTFDDGFEECYTKIAPVLTDFNTNAAFFINPGFIDGNENYIKHFTKNVVHINKQPMTWKMIKELHQKGFTIGSHTYDHVRLVGLNNMQLQKQITESKNRIEEQIESTCEYFAWTYGRNTDIDEEALNLVTKHHQYIFGGDNYTNYYSFDNRVINRRHIEGNWPIHHVNYFLSKPKTY; encoded by the coding sequence TTGAAAAATATATTACGAAATACTATATTATCTTCCCTTGGCAGTATAAAATCGATTGCTAATGGAATTCATATTTTAAATAGCCATTATATTGGGAGAAATGATTTACCAAAAGAAGTATTTCATGATTTATTAAACAAACTTTCTAAAAAAGCCGATTTTATTCGAATTGAAGATGCTGTTGATGCAATTCAAAACAAAACCCTCCAAAACCAAAAACTGATTGCTTTTACTTTTGATGATGGGTTTGAAGAATGTTACACTAAAATAGCTCCAGTTCTTACTGATTTTAATACAAACGCTGCTTTTTTTATTAATCCAGGTTTTATTGATGGCAACGAGAATTACATTAAACATTTTACCAAAAATGTTGTTCATATAAATAAACAACCAATGACATGGAAAATGATAAAAGAATTACACCAAAAAGGTTTTACAATTGGTAGCCACACCTATGATCATGTTCGTTTAGTTGGCTTAAACAACATGCAACTGCAAAAACAAATTACTGAATCTAAAAATCGTATAGAGGAGCAAATAGAATCTACTTGCGAATATTTTGCATGGACATATGGTAGAAATACCGATATTGATGAAGAAGCATTAAATCTTGTAACTAAACATCATCAATATATATTTGGAGGAGATAATTACACCAACTATTATTCTTTTGATAATAGAGTTATAAACAGACGACATATTGAAGGTAATTGGCCAATTCATCATGTTAATTATTTTCTTTCTAAACCAAAAACATACTAA
- a CDS encoding GNAT family N-acetyltransferase, producing the protein MKLVVSHYTDEYKKQVMNLICREYNYELKTYTEFFHKFYEHQFQHNAIKIIVIDEDAHNLVVGFFALFHWPYQLNSKKYNAYKGVNAIVMPEYRGCGIFKKILKFVDENLNTTPQIDFLIATPLPAAFIGFKKNNWKHLLDLHWYIKPNSLFSFLFPINDFKLKSIFNEKKLNNITLIKNQIHQDDSETFNDWRAYYYKTKKYYLSYKDGNDIVQFGVKINIRKKIIRELIIGEVATNNYETQFLMKGLNHLCKEVKKIHAISFLSIAANPHNDIIIEAIKLNNFNKIKKVIHIVVKDLTNNTQLLNQKKWVLYRADLDSW; encoded by the coding sequence ATGAAATTAGTTGTTTCTCACTATACCGATGAATATAAAAAACAAGTCATGAACCTGATTTGTAGAGAATATAACTATGAGTTAAAAACTTATACTGAATTCTTCCATAAATTTTACGAACATCAATTCCAACATAACGCCATAAAAATTATTGTTATTGATGAAGATGCTCATAATTTAGTGGTTGGTTTTTTTGCATTATTTCATTGGCCCTATCAACTTAATAGCAAAAAATACAATGCATACAAAGGTGTAAATGCTATAGTTATGCCAGAATATAGAGGTTGTGGAATTTTTAAAAAAATTTTAAAATTTGTTGATGAGAACTTAAACACAACCCCTCAAATTGATTTTCTTATTGCGACACCACTTCCTGCCGCATTTATTGGTTTTAAAAAAAACAATTGGAAACATTTACTTGATTTACACTGGTATATTAAACCCAATAGCCTATTTTCGTTTTTATTTCCAATAAATGATTTTAAATTGAAATCTATTTTTAATGAAAAAAAACTAAACAACATAACTTTAATAAAAAACCAAATACACCAAGACGATTCTGAAACCTTTAATGATTGGAGAGCTTATTATTATAAAACTAAAAAATACTACCTTTCTTATAAAGATGGAAATGATATTGTTCAATTTGGAGTAAAAATAAATATTAGAAAAAAAATAATTAGAGAATTAATAATCGGAGAAGTAGCTACCAATAATTATGAAACACAATTCTTGATGAAAGGATTGAACCATTTATGTAAAGAGGTAAAAAAAATTCATGCTATTAGTTTTTTATCTATTGCAGCTAATCCTCATAACGACATTATTATAGAAGCAATTAAGTTGAATAATTTTAACAAAATAAAAAAAGTAATTCATATTGTAGTTAAAGATTTAACCAATAATACTCAACTGCTAAATCAAAAAAAGTGGGTTCTTTATAGAGCCGACTTAGATTCTTGGTAA
- a CDS encoding glycosyltransferase family 4 protein: MKLLFLHRSKSFGGFSFEELFTTIKKCLIDFEITDFYDKEFPSFWKNVKTVKKINSDIIHITGGVGYYSLFLPTNKTVLTFHDTNHYEFDLKGIKKWLYGWIIYKIPAMNVAKITTVSNHTKNNLVRYLNIPEQKIEVIPNCYPLEFKQKIKEKLNSTPTILHIGTKPNKNLNRLIEATKGLKVELVVIGKLTDTQLLLLKNSNINFTNKFNLTREEIYTEYINCDIVAFISLHEGFGLPIIEANAIGRAVITSNLSSMPEVAKNAALLVDPYKIEEITAGLIKLIDDDGYRNDLINKGYQNAQNYTPNSIANKYKNLYQSLVKL, translated from the coding sequence ATGAAACTGCTTTTTTTACATAGATCTAAAAGTTTTGGCGGATTTAGTTTTGAAGAGCTATTTACTACCATTAAAAAATGTCTTATTGATTTTGAAATAACAGATTTTTATGACAAGGAGTTTCCATCTTTCTGGAAAAACGTTAAAACTGTAAAAAAAATTAATTCAGATATCATACATATAACAGGAGGTGTAGGTTATTACTCTTTATTTCTTCCTACAAATAAAACAGTTTTAACTTTTCACGACACTAACCATTATGAATTTGATTTAAAGGGTATAAAAAAATGGTTATATGGTTGGATTATTTACAAAATACCAGCTATGAATGTTGCTAAAATCACAACAGTATCAAATCATACCAAAAATAATTTAGTTCGTTATCTTAATATACCTGAACAAAAAATCGAAGTTATTCCTAATTGCTATCCTCTTGAGTTTAAACAAAAAATCAAAGAAAAATTAAATTCAACACCAACCATTTTACATATTGGTACTAAACCAAACAAAAATTTAAACAGGTTGATTGAAGCCACTAAAGGATTAAAAGTTGAGCTTGTAGTTATTGGAAAATTAACCGATACCCAATTACTTCTGTTAAAGAATTCCAATATTAATTTTACAAATAAATTTAACTTAACAAGAGAAGAAATTTATACTGAATATATAAACTGTGATATTGTAGCTTTTATTTCTTTACACGAAGGATTTGGTTTGCCTATTATAGAAGCCAACGCAATTGGAAGAGCTGTAATTACATCAAACTTATCGTCAATGCCCGAAGTTGCAAAAAATGCGGCTTTACTTGTTGACCCATACAAAATAGAAGAAATAACAGCTGGTTTAATAAAGCTAATAGACGATGATGGTTATAGAAACGATTTAATAAATAAGGGATATCAAAACGCACAAAATTACACTCCAAATAGTATCGCCAATAAATATAAAAACTTGTATCAATCTTTAGTTAAGCTATGA
- a CDS encoding FkbM family methyltransferase: MKKLLLYYLRNFPLEMGKKRLSTFIKIPNNTQDFVFTNSTGLKFHINLSEYVMKQIYMFDIYEKPYVRYLSSFPNNQIKKIIDIGANIGNYTLALKHAYPDSEIHSFEPNSTNHLRLTKNIELNGFKNIHVNKVGLSDKKGELKLFFDEKNMGAATLAENVGSKHETILLETLDNYCVQNNITNIDLLKIDIEGGEINCLKGAVDILEKTTKGIIQLEVDYGHCKRLGYSAKELFDFPMQYGYKPHLLNKWGKILAVSAIPEKFIGNVIYLKGY; the protein is encoded by the coding sequence ATGAAAAAATTACTTCTATATTATTTAAGAAACTTTCCTTTAGAGATGGGAAAGAAAAGATTGTCTACTTTCATAAAGATACCTAATAATACTCAAGATTTTGTTTTCACTAATAGTACAGGACTAAAATTTCATATTAATTTAAGTGAGTATGTAATGAAGCAAATTTATATGTTTGATATTTATGAAAAACCATACGTCAGATACTTGTCTTCATTTCCAAATAATCAAATTAAAAAGATTATTGATATAGGTGCGAATATTGGAAATTATACTTTGGCATTAAAGCATGCATATCCTGATAGTGAAATACATTCGTTTGAACCTAATTCGACTAATCATCTCAGATTAACTAAAAATATTGAACTCAATGGCTTTAAAAATATTCATGTGAATAAAGTAGGATTGTCAGATAAAAAAGGAGAATTAAAGCTTTTTTTTGATGAAAAAAACATGGGAGCTGCTACATTAGCCGAGAATGTAGGGAGTAAGCATGAAACCATTCTTTTAGAAACCTTAGATAATTATTGTGTTCAAAATAACATTACTAATATCGATTTATTAAAAATAGACATTGAAGGGGGTGAAATAAATTGTTTAAAAGGAGCTGTTGATATTTTAGAGAAAACAACAAAAGGGATTATTCAGTTAGAAGTAGATTATGGGCATTGCAAACGTTTGGGTTATTCAGCCAAGGAATTATTTGATTTTCCTATGCAATATGGATATAAGCCACATTTGCTAAATAAGTGGGGCAAGATTTTGGCTGTTTCAGCAATTCCCGAAAAATTTATAGGTAATGTTATTTATTTAAAGGGGTATTAA